A region of Vicia villosa cultivar HV-30 ecotype Madison, WI unplaced genomic scaffold, Vvil1.0 ctg.000029F_1_1_1, whole genome shotgun sequence DNA encodes the following proteins:
- the LOC131622285 gene encoding uncharacterized protein LOC131622285 has protein sequence MSLWLSNLFRLHLTTPWPILTYATTWVTLLTITVAVASISPQVTFVSAISHSSLFSQKCENDGFLRMPLDVPGEILCFPSHLFVKSKIDLIIPPIFAALIVAASTFVVRAVGLFEGE, from the coding sequence ATGTCTCTTTGGCTCTCTAACTTGTTCCGTTTACACTTGACAACACCATGGCCAATACTCACCTATGCAACCACTTGGGTAACACTCTTAACCATAACAGTGGCAGTGGCGTCAATCTCACCGCAGGTTACTTTTGTTTCAGCGATTTCTCATTCTTCTTTGTTCTCTCAGAAGTGTGAAAACGATGGGTTCCTTAGAATGCCATTGGATGTTCCTGGAGAGATTCTATGTTTTCCTTCTCATTTGTTTGTGAAGTCTAAGATTGATTTAATTATTCCTCCAATCTTTGCTGCCTTGATTGTAGCAGCTTCTACTTTTGTGGTCAGAGCTGTTGGCTTGTTTGAGGGAGAATGA